In Nocardioides sp. WS12, the DNA window CGGCCACCCAGATCCGCTTCGACTCCGGGTCCTCGTCGTTCATGCCCGTGTTGCCGATGTGCGGGGCCGTCATCACGACGACCTGGCGGTGGTACGACGGGTCGGTCAGCGTCTCCTGGTAGCCGGTCATGCCGGTGTTGAAGACCGCTTCGCCGAAGGTTTCGCCTTCGGCGCCGTACGCCTCCCCATGGAAGGTGCGGCCGTCCTCGAGGACGAGCAGGGCGGGGGTGGTCACAGGAGTGCTCCTTCCGGCGTGGCTCCGTATGTCACCGTGCCACGCAGGAGCGTGGCGACAACGGAGCCCGTCAGCTTGCGGTCGTGCCAGGGGTTGTTGCGGCTCAGCGAGACGCTGGCGTCGCGGTCGACGACGACCTGCGCTGCCGGGTCGATCAGGGTCAGGTTGGCCGGTTCGCCGACGGCAACCGGGCGGCCGTGGCCGTCCAGTCCGGCGATCCGGGCCGGGTTGGTGCTCATCACACGGGCGACGCCCGCCCAGTCGAGCAGGCCGCCCTCGACCATGACGGTGCTGACGACCGACAGGGCGGTCTCCAGACCGAGCATGCCGAACGCCGCGTCAACGAAGGCGTGCTCCTTGTCGTGGCGCGCGTGCGGAGCGTGGTCGGTCGCAACGGCGTCGATCGTGCCGTCGGCCAGCGCTGCGCGGAGTGCCTCAACGTCCTCGTTGGGTCGCAGCGGCGGGTTGACCTTGAACGTCGGGTCGTAGGTGCCGAGCAGGTCAGTCGTCAGCAGCAGGTGGTGCGGGGTGACCTCCGCGGTGACGTCGATGCCCTGAGCCTTCGCCCAGCGGATCACCTCGACGCTGCCGGCCGTCGAGACGTGCGCGACGTGGACCCGGCTGCCGGTGTGGCGAGCCAGCATCACGTCGCGCGCGACGATGATCTCCTCGGCGACGCCGGGCCAGCCGGGAAGGCCGAGCCGACCGGACAGTTCGCCCTCGTGGCAGCACGCGGTGGAGCCGGCGAGGGACGGGTCCTGGCTGTGCTGGCTGATCACGCCACCGAACGCCTTGACGTACTCCAGCGCGCGGCGCATCACCCGCGGGTCGGCCACGCACTTGCCGTCGTCGGAGAACACCCGGACCTTCGCGCGCGAGCGCGCCATCAGGCCGAGCTCGGCGAGCTCTTCGCCACCGAGCGCCTTGGTCACCGCGCCGACCGGCTGGACGTCCACCAGGCCGGCGGTCCTGCCGAGGTCGAACACCCGCTCAGCCGCTTCGGCGGTGTCGGTGACGGGGTTCGTGTTGGCCATGGCGAGCACTGCGGTGAAGCCACCGACGGCCGCCGCACGGGAACCGGTCAGGACGGTTTCCGCGTCCTCGCGGCCGGGCTCGCGCAGGTGGGTGTGGAGGTCGACGAAGCCGGGCAGCAGGACCAGGCCCGCGGCGTCAATCACCGTCGTCGTTGCGCCAGCCAGGTTGGTTGAGCCTGTCGAAACCCCGAGCTCCTGGATGACGCCGTCCGCGACGAGGACATCGGTCGTCGTACCGTCGGCAAGGGCAGCGCCCTTGATCAGGATCGAGCTCATTCGCCCACTCCTTCGTTGCCCTGGGGTTCCCCAGTCAGCAGGTGGTAGAGCACGGACATGCGGACGGCGACGCCCGCGGAGACCTGGTCGAGCACGGCCGAGTCGATCGCGTCGGCCGCGTCGGCAGAGATCTCCAGCCCGCGGTTCATCGGGCCCGGGTGCAGGATCGGCGTGCCGGGCTTGAGCAGGGAGAGCCGGTCACGGGTCAGGCCGTAGCCGACGGTGTACTCACGCGCGGTCGGGAAGAACCCACCGCTCATCCGCTCGCGCTGGACGCGCAGCATCATCACCGCGTCGACCCCCCGCGAATCAGTCAGCACCCCGTCGAGGTCATAGGAGGTGGCGAACCCGGCTTCCTTCGACCAGTCGGCAACGCCAGCCGGCATCAGCGTCGGCGGAGCGACGACCGTGACCGTTGCGCCGAGCTTGATCAGGCTCTTCACATTGCTGCGGAACACCCGGCTGTGGGTCAGGTCGCCGACGATCGCGACGTGCTTGCCCTCGAGGGTGCCGAGGCGGCGGGTCAGCGTGTAGCCGTCGAGCAGCGCCTGCGTGGGGTGCTCGTGGGTGCCGTCACCGGCGTTGATGACCGGTACGTCGACCCAGCGGCTGATCTGCTCGGCAGCGCCGCTGGCGCCGTGCCGGACGACCAGTCCGTCGATGCCCATGGCGGTCACCGTCAGCACGGTGTCGCGCAGCGACTCCCCCTTGCTGGCGCTGCTGCCCTTGGCAGACAGGTTGATCACGTCGGCCGAGAGCCACTTGCCGGCGATCTCGAAGCTCGAGCGGGTCCGGGTGGAGTCCTCGAAGAACAGGTTGATGACGGTGCGGCCGCGCAGGGCCGGCAACTTCTTGACCGAGCGCTTCTGCACGTCGTGCATCTCGGCAGCCGTCGTGAAGATGTCCTCGATGTCGCTGACCTCGAGGTCATCGATGCTGAGCAGGTGGCGGGTCATGCCTCACCTCCATCAATCGGGCCGGTGCTGTCGACGATCCGGACCTCGTCCTCACCGTCGGTCTCTACCAGGCGCAGGCTGACTCGTTCGCTGCGTGCGGTGGGGAGGTTCTTGCCGACGTGGTCGGCGCGGATCGGGAGCTCGCGGTGGCCGCGGTCGACCAGTACCGCCAGTCGTACGACGGCAGGTCGACCAAGATCGGAGAGGGCATCGAGCGCGGCGCGGATCGTCCGGCCGCTGTAGAG includes these proteins:
- a CDS encoding dihydroorotase, which translates into the protein MSSILIKGAALADGTTTDVLVADGVIQELGVSTGSTNLAGATTTVIDAAGLVLLPGFVDLHTHLREPGREDAETVLTGSRAAAVGGFTAVLAMANTNPVTDTAEAAERVFDLGRTAGLVDVQPVGAVTKALGGEELAELGLMARSRAKVRVFSDDGKCVADPRVMRRALEYVKAFGGVISQHSQDPSLAGSTACCHEGELSGRLGLPGWPGVAEEIIVARDVMLARHTGSRVHVAHVSTAGSVEVIRWAKAQGIDVTAEVTPHHLLLTTDLLGTYDPTFKVNPPLRPNEDVEALRAALADGTIDAVATDHAPHARHDKEHAFVDAAFGMLGLETALSVVSTVMVEGGLLDWAGVARVMSTNPARIAGLDGHGRPVAVGEPANLTLIDPAAQVVVDRDASVSLSRNNPWHDRKLTGSVVATLLRGTVTYGATPEGALL
- a CDS encoding aspartate carbamoyltransferase catalytic subunit: MTRHLLSIDDLEVSDIEDIFTTAAEMHDVQKRSVKKLPALRGRTVINLFFEDSTRTRSSFEIAGKWLSADVINLSAKGSSASKGESLRDTVLTVTAMGIDGLVVRHGASGAAEQISRWVDVPVINAGDGTHEHPTQALLDGYTLTRRLGTLEGKHVAIVGDLTHSRVFRSNVKSLIKLGATVTVVAPPTLMPAGVADWSKEAGFATSYDLDGVLTDSRGVDAVMMLRVQRERMSGGFFPTAREYTVGYGLTRDRLSLLKPGTPILHPGPMNRGLEISADAADAIDSAVLDQVSAGVAVRMSVLYHLLTGEPQGNEGVGE